AGGGAACGCAGGCGCAGCGTATCGTGGCCAATCATGGCATTCCGCAGCTCTCGACGGGGGACATGCTGCGCGCCGCCGTGGCCGCGGAGACCGAAGTCGGCAAGAAGGCCAAGGCGGTCATGGATGCCGGCGGTCTTGTCTCGGATGATATCGTGATCGCCATCGTCTCGGAGCGAATCGATCAGGACGACTGCAAGGACGGCTTCATCCTTGACGGCTTTCCGCGCACGCTGGTGCAGGCGGATGCCACCGAAAAGATGCTGTCCGCCAAGGGCATCGAACTCGACGCAGTCATCGAGATCCAGGTTGACGACGAGACTCTGACGGAGCGAATCGCCGGGCGCTATAGCTGCGCCAATTGCGGCGCCGGCTACCATGACGAGTTCCACAAGCCGAAGGTGGAGGGCGTTTGCGACAAGTGCGGCTCGACCGAGTTCAAGCGTCGACCGGACGACAACCGCGAGACGGTGGAGAAGCGCCTGAAGGCCTATTACAAGGA
This window of the Martelella lutilitoris genome carries:
- a CDS encoding adenylate kinase codes for the protein MRLILLGPPGAGKGTQAQRIVANHGIPQLSTGDMLRAAVAAETEVGKKAKAVMDAGGLVSDDIVIAIVSERIDQDDCKDGFILDGFPRTLVQADATEKMLSAKGIELDAVIEIQVDDETLTERIAGRYSCANCGAGYHDEFHKPKVEGVCDKCGSTEFKRRPDDNRETVEKRLKAYYKETAPLIGYYYAKGKLSSVDGMADMDTVTASIEKVLASA